In Mercurialis annua linkage group LG6, ddMerAnnu1.2, whole genome shotgun sequence, the following are encoded in one genomic region:
- the LOC126688006 gene encoding calcium-transporting ATPase, endoplasmic reticulum-type — protein MEEKPFPAWSWSVEQCLEELNVKLDKGLSSYEVEKRRERYGWNELAKEKGKPLWRLVLEQFDDMLVKILLGAAFISFVLAYMHGSESDAVSGFEAYVEPFVIVLILVLNAIVGVWQESNAERALEALKEMQCESGKVLREGYWVPDLPARELVPGDIVELRAGDKGPADLRVAALKTSTLRLEQSSLTGEAMPVLKGTAPIFIDDCELQAKENMIFAGTTVVNGSCVCIVISTGMNTEIGMIQKQIHEASLEESDTPLKKKLDEFGGRLTTAIGIVCLIVWVINYKNFLSWDVVDGWPVNIRFSFEKCTYYFKIAVALAVAAIPEGLPAVITTCLALGTRKMAQKNAIVRKLPSVETLGCTSVICSDKTGTLTTNQMSVTAFFTLGGKTTSSRIFQVDGTTYDPKDGGIVDWTCYNMDANLQAMAEICAICNDAGVFCDGRLFRATGLPTEAALKVFVEKMGVPDVKARNKIRDSELAASYLIDRSTVKLGSCDWWTRRSKRVATLEFDRIRKSMSVIVREPNGSNRLLVKGAVESILERSSHVQLADGSLVPIDEPCRQLLLLRLLEMSSKGLRCLGLAYKDELGEFSDYYADDHPAHKKLLDPASYSSIEIDLIFVGVVGLRDPPRDEVDKAIEDCRRAGIRVMVITGDNKSTAEAICKEIKLFYHDEDVSGSSFTGKEFMALSPTQQMEILSKPGGKVFSRAEPRHKQEIVRMLKDMGEIVAMTGDGVNDGPALKLADIGIAMGITGTEVAKEASDMVLADDNFSTIVSAIAEGRSIYNNMKAFIRYMISSNVGEVISIFLTAALGIPDCMIPVQLLWVNLVTDGPPATALGFNPADVDIMQKPPRKSNDALINSWVLFRYLVIGSYVGIATVGVFILWYTQASFLGIDLASDGHTLIELSQLRNWGECSKWSNFTAAPYSIGGGRMITFSNPCDYFSAGKVKAMTLSLSVLVAIEMFNSLNALSEDNSLVKMPPWRNPWLLVAMSVSFALHCLILYVPFLADVFGIVPLSMNEWLLVILVSAPVILIDELLKFAGRNWRFRAKEKTD, from the exons ATGGAGGAAAAACCATTCCCTGCATGGTCATGGTCTGTTGAGCAGTGTTTAGAAGAGTTGAATGTTAAGTTGGATAAAGGTCTGAGTTCATATGAAGTTGAGAAGAGGCGCGAGCGATATGGCTGGAATGAACTTGCCAAAGAGAAGGGTAAGCCTTTATGGCGACTTGTGCTCGAACAATTTGATGATATGCTTGTCAAAATTCTCCTGGGTGCTGCCTTTATATCGTTTGTTTTAGCTTATATGCACGGAAGTGAATCTGATGCTGTTTCTGGATTTGAAGCCTATGTGGAACCTTTTGTGATAGTTTTGATTTTAGTGCTTAATGCTATTGTTGGGGTGTGGCAAGAGAGTAATGCTGAGAGGGCTCTAGAAGCCCTCAAGGAGATGCAGTGTGAGTCAGGGAAGGTTCTAAGGGAAGGTTATTGGGTACCCGACTTGCCAGCGAGGGAGCTTGTTCCTGGAGATATAGTGGAATTGCGAGCTGGGGATAAAGGGCCTGCTGATCTTAGAGTTGCGGCTTTGAAGACATCAACGTTGAGACTCGAGCAGAGCTCTTTGACTGGAGAGGCTATGCCTGTTTTGAAAGGTACTGCTCCCATATTCATTGATGACTGCGAGTTGCAGGCGAAGGAAAATATGATATTTGCAGGCACGACTGTTGTGAATGGGAGTTGTGTTTGTATTGTCATAAGCACTGGAATGAACACTGAGATTGGGATGATTCAGAAGCAAATACATGAAGCCTCTTTGGAAGAAAGTGATACCCCTTTAAAGAAGAAGCTCGACGAATTTGGGGGCAGGCTGACTACTGCAATTGGGATTGTTTGTCTTATTGTGTGGGtcattaattataaaaacttCCTCTCGTGGGATGTTGTAGATGGTTGGCCTGTAAATATCCGATTTTCTTTTGAGAAATGCACTTACTATTTCAAAATTGCTGTTGCACTGGCTGTAGCCGCAATTCCTGAAGGTCTTCCTGCAGTTATCACCACTTGTTTAGCTCTTGGTACCAGGAAGATGGCTCAAAAGAATGCAATTGTAAGAAAGCTTCCAAGTGTAGAAACCTTGGGATGCACTTCTGTAATTTGCTCAGATAAAACTGGGACTTTAACCACAAACCAGATGTCTGTGACAGCATTCTTCACTCTCGGTGGGAAAACTACTTCATCCAGAATTTTCCAAGTTGACGGAACGACTTATGACCCTAAGGATGGAGGAATTGTTGATTGGACTTGCTACAATATGGATGCTAATTTGCAAGCCATGGCAGAAATATGTGCAATTTGCAATGATGCTGGGGTCTTTTGTGACGGGCGTTTGTTTCGAGCTACAGGTTTGCCCACTGAGGCAGCTCTCAAAGTTTTTGTTGAGAAGATGGGGGTTCCGGATGTCAAGGCTAGGAATAAAATCCGCGACAGTGAACTTGCAGCAAGCTATCTGATTGACCGCAGCACTGTGAAATTAG GGAGCTGTGATTGGTGGACCAGAAGATCGAAAAGGGTTGCTACATTGGAGTTTGATCGCATTCGGAAGTCAATGAGTGTTATAGTCAGGGAACCCAATGGAAGCAATCGACTTCTTGTGAAG GGAGCTGTTGAGAGTATACTGGAGCGCAGTTCACATGTGCAACTTGCAGATGGATCTCTTGTTCCCATTGATGAACCTTGTAGGCAACTATTGCTCTTGAGACTTTTGGAGATGAGCTCTAAAGGATTACGGTGCCTGGGATTGGCGTACAAGGATGAACTGGGAGAATTTTCAGACTACTATGCTGATGATCATCCTGCACATAAGAAATTGCTTGATCCAGCTAGCTACTCCTCCAttgaaattgatttgatttttgttgGAGTTGTTGGTCTAAGG GATCCCCCACGCGATGAAGTTGACAAAGCAATTGAGGATTGTAGGAGAGCAGGTATCAGAGTTATGGTTATAACGGGAGACAATAAGTCCACTGCTGAGGCAATCTGCAAGGAAATCAAGTTATTTTATCACGACGAAGATGTCAGCGGAAGCAGTTTTACTGGTAAAGAGTTCATGGCTCTTTCGCCTACACAGCAAATGGAAATCTTATCTAAACCTGGAGGAAAGGTGTTCTCACGTGCTGAGCCCAGGCATAAGCAAGAAATAGTACGAATGCTGAAGGATATGGGGGAAATTGTTGCAATGACTGGAGACGGTGTAAATGATGGCCCTGCTCTTAAACTCGCTGACATCGGAATAGCCATGGGTATAACCGGAACTGAG GTTGCCAAAGAAGCTTCAGATATGGTTTTAGCAGATGATAACTTTAGTACCATTGTTTCAGCAATTGCTGAGGGTCGCTCAATTTACAATAATATGAAAGCTTTTATTAG GTACATGATATCATCTAATGTTGGAGAGGTGATATCGATTTTCTTAACTGCTGCACTGGGTATACCAGATTGTATGATACCTGTACAGCTTTTGTGGGTGAATTTGGTTACAGACGGCCCTCCTGCAACAGCCCTCGGATTTAATCCTGCTGATGTTGACATAATGCAGAAGCCGCCCCGCAAAAGCAATGATGCTCTTATAAATTCTTGGGTTCTCTTCCGTTATTTG GTTATTGGTTCTTATGTAGGTATTGCAACAGTTGGTGTATTCATATTGTGGTACACTCAAGCTTCATTTCTGGGTATCGATCTTGCGAGTGATGGGCACACCCTTATCGAACTATCACAGCTTCGGAATTGGGGGGAGTGTTCCAAATGGTCAAATTTCACTGCAGCTCCATATTCGATTGGTGGAGGACGCATGATTACCTTTTCAAACCCTTGTGATTATTTCTCTGCTGGTAAAGTGAAGGCGATGACTCTTTCCCTCTCGGTATTAGTGGCAATCGAGATGTTCAATTCCCTGAATGCGCTTTCTGAAGACAACAGCTTGGTTAAAATGCCACCTTGGAGGAATCCTTGGCTTTTAGTCGCAATGTCAGTGTCGTTTGCTCTCCATTGCCTCATACTCTACGTTCCGTTCCTGGCTGATGTGTTTGGTATTGTTCCATTGAGCATGAATGAGTGGCTTCTAGTCATCTTGGTTTCAGCTCCAGTAATTCTAATCGACGAGCTTCTTAAATTTGCGGGAAGGAATTGGAGATTCAGGGCAAAGGAAAAGACGGATTAA
- the LOC126688008 gene encoding pentatricopeptide repeat-containing protein At5g08510: MNQLKKIHAYTLRNGIDYNKTLVEKLLQIPNIPYAHSLFDLIPYPNVFLYNKLIQAYSYQNQPHQSLHLYYQMRFRNCTPNEHTFTFIFAACASFRSPLHAQILHTQFVKSGFKFDVFCLTALVDMYAKLGMFKLAHKVFDGKTVRDIPTWNALIAGYSRSGDMEGASKVFELMPERNVVSWTAMISGYSQNGQYAKALGMFLKMEKVRGLRPNQVTLASVLPACANLGALEVGERIEIYARENGLLRNLYVSNSLLEMYARCGKIDAARQVFDKIIGKRRNLCSWNSMIMGLAIHGRSNDAFHLYNEMIREGTAPDDVTIVGVLLACTHGGMVIKGRQIFESMENKFKIFPKLEHYGCMVDLLGRAGELREAYNLIKTMPMKPDSVIWGTLLGACSFYKNVEFAEIAAESLFKLEPWNPGNYVILSNIYASVGLWDGVANLRKLMKGGHITKAAGYSLIEGGGEIKKFIVEDSSHSRSDEIHTLLNEISAKIKQPINLDFFVHQLEFFD; the protein is encoded by the exons ATGAACCAGTTGAAGAAAATTCACGCTTACACTCTTCGAAATGGCATAGACTACAATAAAACTCTCGTCGAAAAGCTTCTCCAAATCCCGAACATTCCATATGCACACAGCCTGTTCGACCTTATTCCCTACCCAAATGTCTTCCTTTACAACAAGCTTATCCAAGCTTACTCCTATCAGAACCAGCCTCACCAATCCCTCCATCTATACTACCAAATGCGCTTCAGGAACTGCACTCCAAACGAACATACTTTCACATTCATCTTCGCCGCGTGCGCCTCGTTCCGCTCTCCTCTCCACGCCCAAATACTTCACACTCAATTCGTCAAGTCGGGTTTCAAATTTGATGTCTTCTGCTTGACTGCTTTAGTCGACATGTATGCCAAATTGGGCATGTTCAAACTTGCACACAAAGTGTTTGATGGAAAAACTGTTAGAGATATACCGACTTGGAATGCGTTAATTGCTGGGTATTCGAGGTCTGGGGATATGGAGGGAGCGTCAAAAGTGTTTGAACTAATGCCTGAGAGGAATGTGGTTTCGTGGACTGCGATGATATCCGGGTACTCGCAGAATGGACAGTATGCTAAGGCATTAGGAATGTTTCTAAAGATGGAGAAGGTGCGAGGTTTAAGACCGAACCAAGTGACTCTTGCTAGTGTACTTCCAGCTTGTGCAAATCTTGGAGCATTGGAAGTTGGGGAGAGGATAGAAATATATGCTAGAGAAAATGGACTGTTAAGGAATTTATACGTAAGCAATTCGTTATTGGAGATGTATGCAAGGTGCGGAAAAATTGACGCGGCTAGGCAAGTTTTCGATAAGATTATTGGCAAGAGGAGAAACTTGTGCTCTTGGAATTCAATGATCATGGGTTTGGCTATCCATGGGAGAAGCAACGACGCGTTCCATCTTTATAACGAAATGATT AGAGAAGGTACTGCTCCTGATGATGTTACAATTGTCGGAGTTCTCTTGGCGTGCACTCATGGGGGCATGGTTATAAAAGGTCGGCAAATTTTCGAATCGATGGAAAACAAGTTTAAGATTTTTCCCAAATTGGAACACTACGGTTGCATGGTTGATCTCCTAGGGCGAGCCGGGGAGCTACGAGAAGCCTATAATCTCATAAAGACTATGCCAATGAAGCCAGATTCTGTAATATGGGGAACATTACTTGGAGCTTGCAGTTTCTATAAAAATGTCGAGTTTGCAGAGATAGCAGCCGAGTCTCTCTTCAAACTAGAGCCGTGGAATCCAGGGAACTACGTAATTCTTTCCAATATATACGCGTCGGTAGGGCTATGGGATGGCGTTGCAAATCTTAGAAAGCTGATGAAGGGTGGCCATATTACAAAAGCAGCAGGATATAGTTTAATTGAAGGAGGaggtgaaattaaaaaatttattgtggAAGATTCATCACACTCCAGGTCTGATGAGATACATACACTATTAAATGAAATTTCAGCTAAAATAAAGCAACCAATAAATCTGGATTTTTTTGTACATCAACTtgaattttttgattaa